The genomic interval ACATTTTTTACTTTTGTAACCGTATCTATATGCCCGCTTACAAAATGCCCGCCAAAGCGACCATTGGCAGGCATAGCCCTTTCTAAATTTACTTTCTTCCCTCTTTCAAAAGAGTGAACAGAGATCGTTTTAACGGTTTGCCCACTTAGGTCAAAACTTAA from Endomicrobiales bacterium carries:
- a CDS encoding riboflavin synthase, producing the protein MFTGIVEKIGEVSSISGNVLSITADFDNLVIGESIAVDGACLTLKLFSGNNLSFDLSGQTVKTISVHSFERGKKVNLERAMPANGRFGGHFVSGHIDTVTKVKNV